From Pseudoleptotrichia goodfellowii, a single genomic window includes:
- a CDS encoding carbohydrate ABC transporter permease, translating into MKIKTGIDEKIFYTINYILLAVFALMFLYPIVYVFSASVSKPYFIETGAVTLLPKGFNFEAFKSAAAIPGIWRAYANSIFITVVGTTISMMFTISGAYVLSKPELKFRKIIVILVVVTMWFDPGMIPKYLNFRDLGLINSYTGIILGFAINTFNVIILKTFFEAVPKSLEESARIDGASHFKIMTHIYLPLSTSAITTVSLFYAISRWNGYFWSMVLLTDDAKAPLQVFLKKLIVEKNMAGEATQLITPESLTSPQTIIYAVIVLSLIPILLIYPFIQKFFKKGVAIGAVKG; encoded by the coding sequence ATGAAAATAAAAACGGGAATTGATGAAAAAATATTTTATACGATAAATTATATTCTGTTAGCCGTTTTTGCTTTGATGTTTTTGTATCCAATAGTGTATGTATTTTCAGCTTCGGTGAGCAAACCGTACTTTATAGAGACAGGAGCTGTTACATTACTACCTAAAGGATTTAATTTTGAAGCATTTAAAAGTGCAGCAGCAATTCCAGGCATATGGAGAGCATATGCAAATTCAATATTTATAACTGTTGTGGGAACTACAATAAGTATGATGTTTACAATAAGCGGAGCATATGTTTTATCTAAACCCGAGCTGAAATTCAGAAAAATTATAGTTATACTGGTAGTCGTAACAATGTGGTTCGACCCGGGAATGATACCTAAATATTTGAATTTCAGAGATTTAGGATTGATAAACAGTTATACAGGAATAATACTGGGATTTGCAATAAATACTTTTAATGTAATAATATTAAAAACTTTTTTTGAAGCTGTGCCGAAATCATTGGAAGAATCAGCAAGAATCGACGGTGCATCACATTTTAAAATAATGACTCATATATATTTGCCGTTGTCTACATCAGCTATAACAACAGTTTCGTTATTTTATGCGATATCCCGTTGGAACGGATATTTCTGGTCAATGGTGCTGTTAACCGATGATGCAAAAGCACCGTTACAAGTATTTTTGAAAAAGTTAATAGTTGAAAAAAATATGGCAGGAGAAGCGACTCAGTTAATAACGCCTGAAAGTCTGACTTCCCCACAAACAATAATATATGCGGTAATTGTACTATCTCTTATACCGATATTGTTAATTTATCCTTTTATACAGAAATTCTTTAAAAAAGGTGTAGC
- a CDS encoding ABC transporter permease, protein MRAKLKKTKFNKEQLSLYLLLLPFILWYAVFVYKPMYGLIIAFKDYSLFKGISGSDWVGFKNFTEFLTSPYFYVTLKNTLMINLYSLFLEFPFAIMLALMLNEVKNKLFKSFVQTASFIPYFIAIVVAAGIAINILSPSTGVINLLLEKLGMGKIYFLSKPEYFRGIFTGLNIWKNTGFNAVIYLAALTTIDEQLYEAAKIDGADKFKQLRYITIPGIIPTIVIMLVLKVGSMLNVAFETVLLLYQPATYSTSDVISTYVYRTGMLQQDFGLATAVGLFNALVGFILVYSANKWSKKVSSSSLW, encoded by the coding sequence ATGAGGGCAAAACTCAAAAAAACAAAATTTAATAAAGAACAGCTTTCGTTGTATTTGTTATTGTTGCCTTTTATTTTATGGTATGCAGTATTTGTGTATAAACCGATGTACGGTTTGATAATAGCTTTTAAAGATTATAGCTTATTTAAGGGGATTTCCGGAAGTGACTGGGTAGGCTTTAAAAATTTTACTGAATTTTTAACGAGTCCGTATTTTTATGTGACTTTAAAAAATACACTTATGATAAATCTCTACAGTTTATTTCTTGAATTTCCTTTCGCAATTATGCTGGCATTGATGTTAAATGAAGTTAAAAATAAACTGTTTAAATCTTTTGTTCAGACAGCTTCATTTATACCTTATTTTATAGCAATAGTTGTTGCAGCGGGAATTGCAATAAATATATTATCGCCAAGTACAGGAGTAATTAATCTTTTGCTGGAAAAATTGGGAATGGGAAAGATATACTTTTTATCCAAACCTGAATATTTCAGAGGAATTTTTACAGGCTTGAACATATGGAAAAATACAGGATTTAATGCAGTTATATATTTGGCAGCACTTACGACAATTGATGAACAGTTATATGAAGCTGCTAAAATCGACGGTGCGGATAAATTTAAACAATTAAGATATATAACAATTCCCGGTATAATACCTACTATTGTAATTATGCTTGTTTTAAAAGTAGGAAGTATGCTAAATGTAGCATTTGAAACTGTATTACTTCTTTATCAACCGGCAACTTACTCTACATCAGATGTTATAAGCACATATGTATACAGAACAGGAATGTTGCAACAGGATTTCGGACTTGCAACAGCAGTAGGATTATTTAATGCTTTAGTAGGATTTATACTTGTATACAGTGCAAATAAATGGAGTAAAAAAGTATCAAGTTCAAGTTTATGGTAG
- a CDS encoding succinate dehydrogenase/fumarate reductase iron-sulfur subunit: MKKIIGLTALMTVISGVVYGNQDVLKNIRVTTEYRQAWTDKDGNEANNIGNAGFKSNNKTFARWRNIVSGELKLSDEWGIDSKFNIIHDNDSTFQKGKRNNIKKESWENNLEFSKKINIGNLETTTTLGWLHKSSMKYKKNESKKTAGISNEIYFGPTFGMKLFGQNITTTLEAVYFKSNGEKNGEYYLSGSGFEGGKTDGWGLNARFRTNGNIYQGKVGKVNYWIDLKNKFRDPHGKIAATGKEAKSSVKLVYVAGIKYTTPTFAGFTGSISADNEWEKHTAKTGYKNTISVWTELGYSKSFETGVGKVSISPFVKYRVLQRATLKDKNNRGLKNYGYKRTTETNEVRAGLNIGLTVK; encoded by the coding sequence ATGAAAAAGATTATAGGATTAACAGCTTTAATGACTGTAATTTCAGGTGTGGTGTACGGAAATCAGGATGTACTTAAAAATATCAGAGTAACTACTGAGTATAGACAGGCATGGACAGATAAAGACGGAAATGAAGCAAATAATATAGGAAATGCAGGCTTTAAATCCAATAATAAAACTTTTGCAAGATGGAGAAATATTGTTTCAGGAGAATTGAAATTATCCGATGAGTGGGGAATCGATTCTAAATTTAATATTATACATGATAATGACAGTACTTTCCAAAAAGGAAAAAGAAACAATATAAAAAAAGAATCGTGGGAAAATAATTTGGAATTCAGCAAAAAAATCAATATAGGAAATTTGGAAACAACGACAACTTTAGGATGGTTACATAAATCTTCTATGAAATATAAAAAGAATGAATCGAAAAAAACAGCAGGGATTTCCAATGAAATATATTTCGGGCCTACATTCGGAATGAAACTTTTCGGACAAAATATTACTACTACTTTAGAGGCAGTATACTTTAAAAGTAACGGAGAAAAAAACGGAGAATATTATTTAAGCGGTTCAGGATTTGAAGGAGGAAAGACTGACGGTTGGGGATTAAATGCAAGATTCAGAACAAACGGAAATATTTATCAGGGAAAAGTAGGAAAAGTAAATTACTGGATAGATTTAAAAAATAAATTCAGAGATCCCCACGGTAAAATTGCCGCTACAGGAAAAGAAGCAAAATCAAGTGTTAAATTAGTATATGTAGCAGGAATAAAATATACTACTCCGACATTTGCAGGATTTACAGGAAGTATTTCTGCAGATAATGAATGGGAAAAACATACTGCTAAAACAGGATATAAAAATACAATTTCTGTATGGACAGAGTTGGGATATTCAAAAAGCTTTGAAACAGGAGTAGGAAAAGTATCAATAAGTCCTTTTGTAAAATACAGAGTTTTACAAAGAGCAACACTGAAAGATAAAAATAATAGAGGATTAAAAAATTACGGATATAAAAGAACAACAGAAACTAATGAAGTAAGAGCAGGACTGAATATAGGTTTGACAGTAAAATAA
- a CDS encoding anaerobic sulfatase maturase, giving the protein MRALNLLIKPYSSGCNLRCKYCFYYDVADNRIIKNYGPMKFDVLEKLVKEAFAYADTIVNFMFQGGEPTLVGIEYYRKFHEYVEIYNKNNIRTAFFMQTNGTLLNREWIELYKKYDYLIGISIDGYKEIHDVFRLSAKNKGTFEQVIKGAELLKNNNIEFNVLCVINKLVAKNGKKVYNFFKEKNFRYMQFIPCIDNFNKKNEENYTLTAKDYGIFLNDTFSLWYEDFIKGNFISIRYFDNLIRILLGEPPEACDMMGFCSVNGVVESNGDIYPCDFYVLDEYKIGNIVNDKFENILFSENAVKFYTSSLKMSEKCKKCKYLKICRSGCRRYKNFDGTENLYENKFCDAYMNFFGKNLEKLIEVAKITRKIRYENVKNLQK; this is encoded by the coding sequence ATGAGGGCATTAAACTTACTGATAAAACCTTATTCGAGCGGATGTAATTTGAGATGTAAATATTGTTTTTATTATGACGTGGCAGATAACAGAATTATAAAAAATTACGGACCTATGAAGTTTGATGTGCTGGAAAAGCTTGTAAAAGAAGCTTTTGCATATGCAGATACGATTGTTAATTTTATGTTTCAGGGGGGGGAGCCTACACTTGTAGGAATAGAATATTACAGGAAATTCCATGAGTATGTTGAAATATATAATAAAAATAATATTCGTACGGCATTTTTTATGCAAACTAACGGAACTTTGCTGAATAGAGAATGGATAGAGCTGTATAAAAAATATGATTATCTCATAGGAATATCTATAGACGGATATAAAGAAATACATGATGTTTTCAGATTAAGTGCAAAGAACAAAGGAACTTTCGAGCAAGTTATTAAAGGAGCAGAATTACTGAAGAATAATAATATTGAATTTAATGTTTTATGCGTCATAAACAAACTTGTAGCTAAGAATGGAAAAAAAGTTTATAATTTTTTTAAAGAAAAAAATTTCAGATATATGCAGTTTATTCCATGTATTGATAATTTTAATAAAAAAAATGAAGAAAACTATACATTGACAGCAAAAGATTACGGAATATTTTTAAATGATACTTTTTCTTTATGGTACGAAGATTTTATAAAGGGTAACTTTATAAGTATAAGATATTTTGATAATTTAATAAGAATACTTCTGGGAGAACCGCCCGAAGCCTGTGATATGATGGGGTTTTGCAGTGTAAACGGAGTTGTTGAATCAAACGGAGATATATACCCCTGTGATTTTTATGTGTTGGATGAATACAAAATAGGAAATATAGTAAATGATAAATTTGAAAATATACTTTTCAGTGAAAATGCAGTAAAATTTTATACATCTTCTTTAAAAATGAGTGAAAAGTGTAAAAAATGCAAGTATCTTAAAATTTGCAGAAGCGGCTGCAGAAGATATAAAAACTTTGACGGTACTGAAAATCTATACGAAAATAAGTTTTGTGATGCATATATGAATTTTTTCGGAAAGAATTTAGAAAAATTGATTGAAGTTGCAAAAATAACAAGAAAAATAAGATATGAAAATGTTAAGAATCTTCAAAAATGA
- a CDS encoding sulfatase-like hydrolase/transferase, whose amino-acid sequence MKKSNVLLIVADDLGAWALGCYGNKDAITPNIDKLAKEGKIFENFFCVSPVCSPARASIFTGRIPSQHGIHDWLDEWENGTTTEDYLKGQSTFVDILSKNDYICCMSGKWHMGLAETPQKGFGYWYSHQKGGGPYYKAPMYKNGNLIHEEEYITDKITDYAIEFLDKIYENEKPFFLSLNYTAPHSPWDRKNHQEEILKLYENCKFESCPRDPYHPWKIAETFEGNEEERREILRGYFAALTSMDFNIGRVLDELEKKNILEDTLVIFTSDNGMNMGHHGIFGKGNGTSPLNMYDTSVKVPFIIYKKGETDADKVGNVLSHYDVRATLLEYLKLEDIKDETVNYPGKSFAEILNNEQKIDDENVVIYDEYGPTRMIRNKKYKYVHRYPDGPYEFYDLEKDPEERTNEIHNKIYYNIIDEMRKELEIWFLNHVNKEIDGAVLPIYGAGQKKLAGKWGNYARDSFGRYHSRFIFSSDEELKEKKEEIEIENKIQ is encoded by the coding sequence ATGAAAAAAAGTAATGTTTTATTAATAGTTGCTGATGATTTGGGTGCATGGGCTTTGGGTTGTTACGGTAATAAAGATGCTATAACTCCGAATATTGATAAATTGGCAAAAGAAGGAAAAATATTTGAAAACTTTTTTTGTGTGTCACCTGTCTGTTCTCCTGCAAGAGCTTCGATTTTTACGGGAAGAATACCCTCACAACACGGAATACATGACTGGCTTGACGAATGGGAAAATGGAACTACGACTGAAGATTATTTGAAAGGGCAGTCTACTTTTGTAGATATTTTATCAAAAAATGATTATATATGCTGTATGAGTGGAAAATGGCATATGGGACTTGCAGAAACTCCTCAAAAAGGATTCGGATATTGGTATTCTCATCAGAAAGGCGGAGGACCGTATTATAAAGCTCCTATGTATAAGAACGGTAATTTGATCCATGAAGAAGAATATATAACTGATAAAATAACCGATTATGCAATAGAATTTTTAGACAAAATTTACGAGAATGAAAAACCTTTCTTTTTAAGCCTTAATTATACAGCTCCTCATTCTCCTTGGGACAGAAAAAATCATCAGGAAGAAATTTTGAAATTATATGAAAACTGTAAATTTGAATCATGTCCGAGAGATCCGTATCATCCTTGGAAAATTGCAGAAACTTTTGAAGGAAATGAAGAAGAAAGAAGAGAAATTTTAAGAGGATATTTTGCAGCACTGACTTCAATGGATTTTAATATAGGAAGAGTGTTGGATGAGTTGGAAAAGAAAAATATTCTTGAAGATACACTGGTAATATTTACAAGTGATAATGGAATGAATATGGGACATCACGGAATTTTTGGTAAAGGTAACGGAACCAGTCCTTTAAATATGTATGATACATCAGTTAAAGTACCTTTTATTATTTATAAAAAAGGTGAAACTGATGCCGATAAAGTAGGGAATGTATTAAGTCATTATGATGTGAGAGCTACATTGCTGGAATATTTGAAACTTGAGGATATTAAAGATGAAACGGTTAATTATCCCGGAAAAAGTTTTGCAGAAATATTGAATAATGAGCAGAAAATTGATGATGAAAATGTTGTTATTTATGATGAATACGGTCCTACAAGAATGATAAGAAATAAAAAATATAAATATGTTCACAGATATCCTGACGGACCATATGAATTTTATGATCTTGAAAAAGATCCTGAAGAGCGGACAAATGAAATTCATAATAAAATATATTATAATATTATAGATGAAATGAGAAAAGAGCTTGAAATATGGTTTTTAAATCATGTAAATAAAGAGATTGACGGAGCTGTGTTGCCTATTTACGGTGCAGGACAGAAAAAACTTGCGGGTAAATGGGGGAATTACGCAAGAGACAGTTTCGGAAGATACCATTCTAGATTCATTTTTTCAAGTGATGAAGAGCTTAAAGAAAAAAAAGAAGAAATTGAAATTGAAAATAAAATACAATAA
- a CDS encoding sodium:solute symporter family protein, protein MLNFNWFLDGSIVGVYILLSLIVGLIIKKYVKNVDDFLVAGRSVDLYVGMASLAATEFGIITCMAASQLGYKYGFSGATVGLLMSIIMFTVGKTGFCIEPLRRAGVVTIPEFFEKKFGRKIRWASGVVIVLGGLLNMGVFLRTGGEFLVYVAGLNPKYLEITMTILLLIVAVYTIFGGMLSVLVTDYMQFLLMSIGLVLTTFTIFYKLGWNKLFDTVIEKYGEGGLNPFVHPQLGWQYVLYTALVLSATVLTWQTMISRVLSAKDEKVAKKIYTRTSMFYIVRSLIPVLWGVAALSLISLDSVGGAPIKAMPKMLSTLLPSGIIGILVAAMLAADMSTDSSYLLGWASVIYNDILVIFHKNSWEEKKAIFVNRLLVALIGIFLLLYGLWYPLKSDLWVYMTLTATIYSVSVSTLLIAACYWKKANDWGAYASIIVGAIIPVSFLIAQQVDPLKPIAKAIGPYYSGISAFVFAWIAMIAGSYMKNIFVKDVR, encoded by the coding sequence GTGTTGAATTTTAACTGGTTTTTAGACGGAAGTATAGTAGGAGTGTATATATTATTAAGCCTTATTGTAGGATTAATAATTAAAAAATATGTTAAAAATGTTGATGATTTCTTGGTTGCAGGAAGGAGCGTAGATCTTTATGTAGGAATGGCTTCCCTTGCGGCAACTGAATTTGGGATTATAACCTGTATGGCTGCGAGCCAATTGGGATATAAATACGGATTTTCAGGAGCAACAGTAGGACTACTTATGTCTATTATAATGTTTACTGTAGGAAAAACCGGCTTTTGCATAGAACCTCTGAGAAGAGCAGGAGTAGTAACTATTCCTGAGTTTTTTGAAAAAAAGTTCGGGAGAAAAATAAGATGGGCTTCAGGAGTAGTTATAGTTTTAGGAGGATTACTGAATATGGGAGTTTTCCTAAGAACAGGTGGAGAATTTTTAGTATATGTTGCAGGATTAAATCCCAAATATTTGGAAATTACGATGACAATACTTTTGTTAATAGTTGCGGTTTATACTATATTCGGAGGAATGTTGTCGGTTTTGGTCACTGATTATATGCAGTTTTTGTTAATGAGTATAGGACTTGTTTTGACGACTTTTACAATATTCTATAAATTAGGATGGAATAAATTATTTGATACAGTTATAGAAAAGTACGGAGAAGGAGGATTAAATCCTTTTGTTCATCCTCAGTTAGGTTGGCAGTATGTGCTATATACAGCATTAGTATTAAGTGCTACGGTTTTAACATGGCAGACAATGATATCAAGGGTTTTATCGGCAAAAGACGAAAAAGTAGCTAAAAAAATATATACAAGAACAAGTATGTTTTATATTGTGAGATCATTAATTCCTGTATTATGGGGAGTGGCTGCTCTCAGCTTAATCAGCTTGGATTCTGTAGGAGGTGCTCCTATAAAAGCTATGCCTAAAATGCTTTCAACTTTACTTCCAAGCGGAATAATCGGTATTTTGGTGGCAGCTATGCTTGCAGCCGATATGTCGACAGATTCTTCGTATTTATTGGGATGGGCAAGTGTAATATATAATGATATACTTGTAATATTTCATAAAAATTCATGGGAAGAGAAAAAAGCGATTTTTGTAAATAGATTATTGGTAGCTTTGATTGGTATATTCTTATTATTATATGGTTTATGGTATCCGCTAAAATCGGATTTGTGGGTATATATGACTCTTACAGCAACAATTTATTCAGTAAGTGTATCAACTTTATTAATAGCAGCATGTTATTGGAAAAAAGCTAACGATTGGGGAGCGTATGCATCAATAATTGTAGGAGCAATAATTCCGGTAAGTTTTTTAATAGCTCAACAGGTAGATCCATTAAAACCTATAGCAAAAGCAATAGGACCGTATTATTCAGGAATATCGGCATTTGTATTTGCATGGATTGCTATGATAGCAGGGTCTTACATGAAAAATATATTTGTAAAGGATGTGAGATAA
- a CDS encoding tagatose bisphosphate family class II aldolase has translation MIVSTREMLLKAQKEKFAVPAFNFHNLETIQTIVEGAAEMRSPVILAGTPGTFDYGGRDYLQAIIEVASNKYSIPVAIHLDHHETFESIKKSVDLGTKSVMIDASHHPFEENIKLVKEVVEYAHRYDATVEAELGRLGGQEDDLVVDEKDSFYTNPDAAVEYAERTNIDSLAVAIGTAHGLYKSEPKLDFDRLAEIREKVSIPLVLHGASGVSHDDVRRCISLGITKVNIATELKIPFSNELRKYLIEHPEANDPRKYMAKAKEEMKKVVIEKIKMCMSDGKY, from the coding sequence ATGATAGTAAGTACAAGAGAAATGCTATTAAAAGCACAAAAAGAAAAATTTGCAGTACCTGCATTTAATTTTCATAATTTGGAAACAATACAGACAATAGTAGAAGGTGCAGCAGAAATGAGATCGCCTGTTATATTGGCAGGGACACCGGGAACATTTGATTATGGAGGAAGAGACTATTTACAGGCAATAATAGAAGTTGCTTCAAATAAATACAGCATTCCTGTAGCGATTCATCTGGATCATCATGAAACATTTGAAAGTATAAAAAAATCAGTAGATTTAGGAACAAAATCTGTGATGATAGATGCATCGCATCATCCTTTTGAAGAAAATATAAAACTGGTAAAAGAAGTAGTGGAATATGCACACAGATATGATGCGACAGTAGAAGCTGAATTGGGAAGACTGGGAGGACAGGAAGACGATCTTGTAGTAGATGAAAAAGATTCGTTTTATACAAATCCCGATGCGGCAGTAGAATATGCAGAAAGAACAAATATAGATTCATTGGCAGTAGCAATAGGAACAGCACACGGACTATATAAAAGTGAGCCTAAACTTGATTTTGACAGATTGGCGGAAATAAGAGAGAAAGTGTCGATACCGTTAGTATTGCATGGAGCGTCAGGAGTAAGTCATGATGATGTGAGAAGATGTATAAGTTTGGGAATAACAAAAGTAAATATAGCAACAGAGTTAAAGATACCGTTTTCAAATGAATTGAGAAAATATTTGATAGAGCATCCTGAAGCAAATGACCCGAGAAAATATATGGCGAAAGCAAAAGAAGAAATGAAAAAAGTAGTAATAGAGAAAATAAAAATGTGTATGAGTGACGGGAAATATTAA
- the agaF gene encoding PTS galactosamine/N-acetylgalactosamine transporter subunit IIA has product MIGIILTGHGKIAEGIESSIKLVFGKPEKFYSINFTEDITPELLEKEIEEKIDELNGEEGVLIFTDIAGGTPFKTASVLSLKKEKVKVISGMNLPMVLETVCEREGYDSINELYLNAVETGKSQITGFELKDTKSKNEGEFEEGI; this is encoded by the coding sequence ATGATAGGAATTATTTTGACAGGGCATGGCAAAATAGCTGAAGGAATAGAAAGCTCAATAAAATTAGTATTTGGGAAACCTGAAAAGTTTTATTCAATTAATTTTACTGAAGATATAACACCTGAATTATTGGAAAAGGAAATTGAAGAAAAAATAGACGAGTTGAACGGAGAAGAGGGAGTATTGATATTTACTGATATTGCAGGAGGAACTCCCTTCAAAACTGCTTCCGTTTTAAGTCTGAAAAAGGAAAAAGTAAAAGTAATCAGCGGTATGAATTTACCTATGGTTTTAGAAACTGTTTGTGAAAGGGAAGGTTATGACAGTATCAACGAACTGTATTTGAATGCGGTGGAAACAGGTAAAAGTCAAATAACAGGATTTGAATTAAAAGATACTAAGTCAAAAAATGAAGGAGAATTTGAAGAAGGAATTTAA
- a CDS encoding SIS domain-containing protein has protein sequence MSLLLGIDENLLKEKKSYITAKEILQQPELWKETLEIFKNSGKQLKEFLKKIDFNETFDVIFTGAGTSEYVGNILEPLLRKESKVEFKSFATTDILNNPMNYFKKDKKTLLVSFARSGDSPESMAVVDIANDNIDNIYHLFITCNKEGALAKSSVNNEKTFLLLMPEKSNDKGFAMINSFSCMLLTGILVFGKNSKNVIEDMEKIIVLAESELKEKYEKIKKLADYDNKRIVILGSGILKGLAQELSLKVMELSAGKIVSVNNTTLGFRHGPKAIIDKETIVFDLVNQDDYARKYDEGLLEEMFGDETADKIIAYDIKENEKISENTDETVIPESKKIQEIKDKELCSLFIYLIYGQMYAFFKSQYLGNTTDNPFPTGEVNRVVKKFEVHKFNK, from the coding sequence ATGAGTTTACTTTTAGGGATAGACGAAAATTTGTTAAAAGAAAAAAAATCGTATATTACAGCAAAAGAAATTTTACAACAACCTGAATTATGGAAAGAAACATTGGAAATATTTAAAAATTCCGGAAAACAGTTGAAAGAATTTCTGAAAAAAATAGATTTCAATGAAACTTTTGATGTTATATTTACAGGAGCGGGAACTTCCGAATATGTAGGAAATATCTTGGAGCCGTTATTGAGAAAAGAATCAAAAGTAGAGTTTAAATCTTTTGCAACAACCGATATTTTAAATAATCCGATGAATTATTTCAAAAAAGATAAAAAAACACTACTTGTGTCTTTTGCAAGATCGGGAGATTCGCCTGAGAGCATGGCAGTTGTAGATATTGCAAATGATAATATTGATAATATCTATCATTTATTTATCACTTGTAATAAAGAAGGAGCATTGGCTAAAAGTTCCGTAAATAACGAGAAAACCTTTTTACTTCTAATGCCTGAAAAATCCAATGATAAAGGTTTTGCAATGATAAACAGTTTCAGCTGTATGCTTTTGACAGGAATTTTAGTATTCGGTAAAAATAGTAAAAATGTAATAGAAGACATGGAAAAGATTATCGTTCTTGCAGAGAGCGAATTAAAAGAAAAGTATGAAAAAATAAAAAAATTGGCTGATTATGACAATAAAAGAATAGTCATACTTGGAAGCGGAATATTAAAAGGTTTGGCTCAGGAACTGTCTTTAAAAGTTATGGAACTGAGTGCAGGAAAAATAGTTTCCGTAAACAACACAACTTTAGGATTCAGACACGGTCCTAAAGCTATAATAGATAAAGAAACAATAGTATTTGATTTGGTAAATCAGGATGATTATGCAAGAAAATATGACGAAGGTCTTTTGGAGGAAATGTTCGGTGATGAAACAGCTGATAAAATAATAGCTTATGATATCAAAGAAAATGAAAAAATATCTGAAAATACCGATGAAACAGTTATTCCTGAAAGTAAAAAGATACAGGAAATTAAAGACAAAGAATTATGCAGTTTGTTTATATATTTAATATATGGACAAATGTATGCATTCTTTAAATCTCAGTATTTAGGAAATACGACAGATAATCCGTTTCCTACGGGAGAGGTAAACAGAGTAGTTAAAAAATTTGAAGTACATAAATTTAATAAATAA
- a CDS encoding histidine-type phosphatase, translating to MQLYEGEKPKNIVNGNIDTEEKWKRLNEIKDTYIQTLFGNKIIGPYISKELIKFMYKDIFNSEHKITVIVGHDSNIAALFSALNIKKYTLEKQYEMFPVRGKIFFQIWKDRESKKKKVKIEYIYQSTEQLKNGEQLGLKNPPMRKVLEMEECPVDKNGFCSYEKFEEVLKNARNKKY from the coding sequence TTGCAGTTATATGAAGGAGAAAAACCGAAAAATATTGTAAACGGAAATATAGATACGGAAGAAAAATGGAAAAGATTGAATGAAATAAAAGACACGTATATTCAGACTTTATTCGGAAACAAAATTATTGGTCCGTACATCTCGAAAGAATTGATTAAATTTATGTACAAAGATATTTTCAATTCGGAACATAAAATAACAGTAATAGTAGGTCATGATTCTAATATTGCTGCATTGTTTTCGGCTTTGAATATCAAAAAATATACATTGGAAAAACAGTATGAAATGTTCCCTGTAAGGGGAAAAATATTTTTTCAAATATGGAAAGACAGGGAATCGAAAAAAAAGAAGGTAAAAATCGAGTATATATATCAATCAACAGAACAGCTCAAAAATGGGGAACAGTTAGGTTTGAAAAATCCGCCGATGAGAAAAGTACTGGAAATGGAAGAATGTCCTGTTGATAAAAACGGTTTCTGTTCATACGAAAAGTTTGAAGAAGTATTGAAAAATGCAAGAAATAAAAAATATTGA